DNA from Branchiostoma lanceolatum isolate klBraLanc5 chromosome 6, klBraLanc5.hap2, whole genome shotgun sequence:
CTCCACAACCTGACGTCCCGAATTTACCAGTTCAAAGACGCCCTGACCGCCAACGACAGAGTGCAGAGGTCATGGGACATGCGCCTCCTGTCAGCCACGGCGGACACGCGGGAACTGCAGCGGGTCGTCACCAGGCAACGGGATACGATCGGTACGTCAGATGGGTGATTCGATAGTTTATATGCAATCATATGGATAACATTGTCACTCGCCCATAAAAAATCACAACAACATGTTGGACATGCTTCAAGTTTTTAACTGAAATGCAACGCGTACGAATTAATAACTCCCAGAATTGTCCATCGACCTTGACTCACTTTCCTGGCGCGCAGTGATCTTCGAATTTCTTTACTTAAACGTTAAGTATGTATCATACCAAAACAGAGAATCTTTCGTTCTAATAAAGTAGTGGACAGCCAGTCGTTTGGGTGATCTGATCTAAACCTTTGAGGATTTTAACATACCTAACTTCTCCCAATATATGGGACAAGTATGTAGAATGAAAGTCTTCGTTTATTCTTTAACAGAAACTCTCTCTTCTCAGGGTTCCTGCGTCAGCGGGTTGACGCCATGTTCGAGGAGATGCTGCAGATGCGCGAGCTGAACCAGCGGCTGATGTTCGAACTGCAGGACCAGAGCGACCAGAGCGAGGAGTACCGCACCAAGCTCGACACCCTCACCAAGCGCGTCGAGAACATCGACGTCAACATGAACGAGTTCATGTTCGCCTTCGCCGGGATGAAAAGGATGGTCACCCCGGGGGAGGCCTTGCCTAGCCTTGCGGAGGAGCCCATGCAGGAGCCGGAGGTGAAGAAAGACCCCCACGCCCAGCTGGGATCCGGGGACATCGTGTTCAGTGATGATCTGGACTATGATATCGTTCCTAATCCCAGGCGCAAGAGAGAAACTGATAAGTCATAAGTCTAGCATAGAATGATATaaaatagcctccatagcaggctctctggacCTTTCTTTTTAcctatgatacactttttgctgatagGCCCGGTGGTTACGacctaatggttacgggctggctgcacaaacgacccagtacaaaaagaagtcatcagccaAAGACCCcccaaaaggcccagagagcctgctatggaagcTAGATATATAAGGTGTAAAGGTTTTTAGTCATCCTATAACATGTATAACACTGTGGGAAGATGTGTATTTCATGTGGTGTATCTATACACATAGTTTAATGTAAGTTTCTATCAATTGTGTTCGGTCACCTTTtcatgaaatctttattgacacaaaaaaGTACAGCAACATTCGTAAAGtgttctacaactatacatgcatacacacaagTGAATACAAATAAATTTAGCAACGTTTTATGAAAGCTAAAAAGACTCAGAAGAATTTAtaaaatattttcatatcaCCTAGAATTGTGTCACTACATACCCTAACATCTTATTAAAATGATATTATATAGTAATACAGCTTCTTCATTATACAACTCAGGTGGGGCTGTTTCTGAAATATTGGAGGGAGAGACAAAGATAATGAGACCAGAAAGGTGTAAAGTGTGCTAtgtcaagcccctgtcacacttgtgcgtatatacaagtccgcaggagttgcgtattaacatgtttttggtttaggttaagtttgcagccgaagaagtcatttccttggttctgtaACTAGGTTGTACAGCCctaggtcaaagtgaaaaacagcGTCTTCCCCTCAAattttacttaaaccaaagaaatgttgaagcgcaactcatacgcacttgaatgcacgcacaagtgtgacagggccctcaCAGTTTGAAATTCATTCCATAAAAAGCTTGTATGACTGCCTGCTCTCTAAGAGTGTGGACAACGTTATATCACCTGTAAGAATGTGAATAGAATTCGACCTCATAATCCTCCCATCCACATTTCTCCGAAACAGCCCTGATAGATTGATCTTATCATCAGGTAACAAAATTTAAAgtgttcttttttcttttatacCGTGGATTGTTACATCAGCATGACATACTAGATCACTGTATTGTACAGAAGTTAGGTTAGAACAGAAACGCTGTGGAAGAAGATTCAAACCTGCTTTGTGATGCATATTTGATCTATCTATATCTGATATCTTGTTATTTGCAGAGTTTGAGCGAAAACAGAATTCGACTTGCCCTATATCCTGTATTACGTATCGTTATGTATAAGCCCCAGATGTATTATTGGTTGTGTCAGCGAGGGTGAAATTATATAAATGCTACTAGCTTTTGTGTTACACATCTAGTGTTAAGTTGCACCCCGGACAACCGACCCACAATACGAAGTGACAGATCTACGCTTTAGTCAATGGAAACAAATTATCCCACTCAAAACAAAACTCTCTTCTGTTTGATCCCAACTTTGGTTTGAAAGAAGACAGATGTGGCATCTGGAAGTGCTGAGAAACGTTGACTAAAGCAACTACAAGTAAGATAAAATGAAGCGGGTGTGGCAAAATATTTGTCTTGGACTTTTTCCAAGAAAGGACAGGATAATTGCAGGATGTACCTTATGTCCTCGTTGAATGGACACAACAAGACTCTATTGTATTTACAGCAAAGCTGGCTTTAAAACTGTGTCAGATTTTCAAAATACGTAATACATTGCTTTAATTTGGAATATTTGATTGGTGTATTTGTCATCAGAAACCAGGAAGTAACCTCCTAAGTCATAGCGTTTGAAAAGACCATATTTTTCACAGCGAGCACCGATTGATGGCCAGTTGTACCTCACTGTACCGTTTGAAGAGTGGGTGTCTGATGTCATTTGAGCGTtatgatgagtgagtgagtgagtgagtgagtgagtgttgaGTGtttgagtgagcgagcgagcgagtgagagAGTGACCGACGAAGACATGAACGCACAGTCACGCAGATgatgcacatgcacatacatacgtacatacacatAGGTAACTGCGATTTGTGAGTGATGAAGACATGAAaatacacacagtcacacacacagatacacattcATAGACATACATGGTGCacgcaccacacacacacacatgcacacacgcacacacacacatacatacacacacacacacacacacagttagGTGTGATACGTTCTTGTCGAAATGCGAGAGTCACGTGCATAGTTATATTTTCCATCGTACAGAACTGGTATCTTATATCCTGGTATTTTATCTAATAAAGCTTAAAATGTTTGTCATTTCATGGTGTTTGGTCTATGTTGATTGTAGGCTCATAAGTGCCAAATTTCTTAGTTCAACGAGTGCGAAGATTCGATGCAAAATGAACTGTACAAGTTCAATTTTCCCGTAGAGTCCTTTCAATGTCCAATCCTGTAGAAATAACGAGGTGAGGTAACTTAGACCGAGAAAATGCGGGAAAAGAAAGACGCCATAGAAAGTTGTGCAAGACAAGACCGAGCGTTCAGGGCTAACACCCTTATTCCCTAGGCTAGGCGGGAAATTAACTAGGGTGGCACACAGGCTACTAACACCCCTCGTTACATAATAGTTGGCAACGTAATTCGTGAAAATTAACGCGAGCTGGTTTGTTTTTGGTTTCCCGCTGTTTTTGGGGGTATGACGGATCGTTACTTTCAATGTAGGACGTTGgcaagagttcaccgcgaactcTTGGCCCAAAGACAGAAACTCCTACCGTGAGTGTGTTAAGGTGACACAATTGGATGCCAGCACGAGCACAATGCTCATAAGAAGATATCCTACCACAAATCTCCAAGTTGTTAGTGTGAGTATACATTTCAGGCACCGAGCCATAACTTGTGATGCGAAGACGACCAGAGGCAAAGCAAAAACCATCGCGAGGCCGGCAAGAAtatcctctaccaggctccacagggcgctgaaaaaatggtagaaattggccaaatagacggataacatgccagaggagttagtccgttaaaggagtacagtttgccacaggtattttttcagcgacctgtggagcctggtagaggctagcaagGAAGGGGATGGCTCAAAGACAGGTACCTATCCCTCTCTTTGGAAACACTTGTCTATTGACAGTCTTCAATAGCACATGAATGGTTAAAGTGCTGGTAATTAATTAAGAGATCGCTGGCCACATATTTCTTGTCCAGGTTGATTCAAAACGCGTCAAGAACTGTAAAGGTGTGACAATTTATGATCAAAGATAAACAGAGAATGTTCAATAATGTTATTTGGCGCGCTTCCTTTTGTTCAATGGACCCTTTTAAGTGTGGACATTCCTCGGGGCATCCGGTAATATTGGCTGTCAACCACCATTTAATCACCCTTTGCCATGTTCTGATGGTTCTGAAGTGCACTAGGATAACTTAAAACAAACAATGCTTcccctgtacatgtgtaaacaGTCCTAATCGTGTTTTCTACTTCAGTGGCGCAGTCAAGAGTTTCATTATACTGGAAGAATGTCCCAACGTCACTTCTGACAACTTAGTTTAGTGTCGCTTGTCAAGTCAACCATGGGTGAAAACGTTTTACACAATAGCTCGTTCAGAAGACACGAGAATGACGAGATTTAATTAGATGGTTAATGAGCATTTGGAGCGCAAAAGGTCTCACCCAGCGTTTACAACGTGAAAGGCGCTGTGGTGTCTTCCGTAGTGGGTGAGGCATATccgctgtgctgtgctgtgctggcGAGATATGAAGTTAGTATTCCTATAAAATAAGGGCCGTTGTCGTGAAAATACATACGACACACATCCCAAAAAGCAACAATTATTGTGTGCACTGATTTTCACCCTAATGTTCCTTTTGTAGATTTTCACCCTAATGTTCCTTTTGTAGACAACGTCTTTACCGTTTGACACCTTCACGTATGAGAAGGTACGTCTGACCTTGGTAAGGTCAACGACCGAACCGCAATGCCTTGACTGCCAGTGGTGCACATTGGGTTTGCATTAAAGTGTAAGAAATGGTCGCGTAAAATGCTTAGACAGCCTCTAAACCGGGCACAAATGGTCAAACTGGAGCTTGTATTTCAAATGAATGATGTATTCTCAAGCGTAGCTATGCTAGATTTACTACCCAAGGATCGGTATGCTGTCCCGACTCTGTTTGTAAAGCAACAGCCCCCTTTACAAATTCTGCAGAGAATAAAACTCATAGTCAGCAAGCATGCAATGTTCAATAAGGACTTTGCGGATGACGTTGGATTCCATCTTCATAAATGACTGTCGTTTTTATATCTTCACCACTCTGTGTAGTTATTCTCGTGGCACAACATGGCGGTTCCAAGCGAACGTGTCACCTTTGCCTGCAAGAGTCAGGTTTGTTTGGGTATTCAAAGTGTTATTGAGGCACTTGTACCAGAACAAAGGACGTGTCGGGTCCTGTTTCCAATGACACATCAACCACGTGATTAACTTGTTTTGAAAGATCGCCGTTAGTAAGTTTGATACCATacaatgtaataagaaaatttCCACGCCATAGTTTTCAATCCgatatttttattgttttccttTACAAGCTAATTACTTCTATTCATCAAAGAAAAAAAGCTGGGTTACCCAAGTCATAAACAATAGCCACAGtcatttattttgatgtaacgttatagctgTGTAAACACAGGTGGCTAGACATGACGCGATCACGTTACCTTTGGCGTTGCGCAGGCCGAAATTCAAACAGGACAGAAGACGAAGTTCAAACTGGTGCGAGGTGCCGTTTGTGACCAGGTAACAGCTTAACAGGTGAGCTTCTGTGATGTAGAATTTGTTAAACTAATACAACATGATGGTTGGTGCCTGTTGAGAGGGTTACTATTTCGTAAAACTTTCGATACATTTCGATAGTGTGTCCCAATAAGTCCAAGGGTAAGATAGTGTAGAGTGTACTTGGTTTGAAGTTCGCAACCTCACGCGGAAACAAGGTGTCTAACTCAAATGTCGGGGACACAGCTATAAACTAAAAAGTCTTCTATCATTTAGATGTCCACCAAaactcaaatcattgtgatattTGAAAATCAGTAGGCAAGAAGCAATCGAGAAAAACACGGGTAAGGCTGAGCTAGAACCgtgattagagctgtgtacgTGTGGGTTGTCTTTAGTGCTCCTCTTGGCATGAAATCTACGAAGACTTTTGAAAATGTGGGGTGAGAAATCTTTCTGTATTTAAACCGGAAAGAAGTTGGTTGCAGACTTTAATCAGAGCAGGTTGACCCCACACCTTTATCCAATTGTTCATGATTTTTACTCTCTCTCTCCTAACgttactgattttcaaaacGGCGTCGCCTGCGATGAAATGACCATCATGAGTTTCGGTGTACCGAGTACATTTAT
Protein-coding regions in this window:
- the LOC136436220 gene encoding uncharacterized protein produces the protein MATHQILVATLLVLLLSEGDKVSTEAKEVPMHGRQEEDRCVCTFVSPYFPADSYSRSQPQQARRPDCTDSILDSEFIKQELHFMRRHQIANRKQTLKQGDQLHNLTSRIYQFKDALTANDRVQRSWDMRLLSATADTRELQRVVTRQRDTIGFLRQRVDAMFEEMLQMRELNQRLMFELQDQSDQSEEYRTKLDTLTKRVENIDVNMNEFMFAFAGMKRMVTPGEALPSLAEEPMQEPEVKKDPHAQLGSGDIVFSDDLDYDIVPNPRRKRETDKS